The Geobacillus genomosp. 3 genome segment ATTCATCTTGGTGATTGGGAAGGCAAGACGCATGACGAAATCCGAGAGATGGATCCGCTTGCGTTCGACTATTTTTGGAACGCGCCCCATCGGTACGCCCCCGAGCGCGGCGAGCGGTTTTTCGATGTGCAGCAGCGGGCGCTGGAAGCGGTGCGGCGCATCGTTAGGCGGCACGAAGGAGAAACGGTGTTAATCGTCACTCACGGCGTCGTGCTGAAAGCGCTCGTGGCGGCCTTCAAAGGCGCGCCGCTTGACCAGCTTTGGGCGCCGCCGTATATGTACGGCACGAGCGTGACGATTGTGGAGGCGGATGGGGAGAGGTTTCATGTTGTCGTGGAAGGGGATGTGTCACATACGAAGGAAGTAAGAGAAGTATAAGAATGATCATTAGCTAAAGAAGGATGGGCGATTGACTGTTGCCCATCCTTTTTAGTTTTGAAACATTGTTTTCCAAATTATAAACTAGGCGATAAATCACAGCAATGCTGGATGGATGTCTCCATTGTTTGTAGTGGTGCATTTTTATATGATGATGTTGTCTTTGACTTTAACGAATGGGGAGGCATTATGGAGATTACGGGGTATCATGATCCATGGTTAGTTGCCATTTCTGTCATTATTGCTGTCGTTTCCTCTTACCTATCCTTGAATATTTCTGAAAAAGCCGTTAGCCATGACAAAGAAAAAATTATTTGGGTGTTTATGGGAGCCATAATCACCGGTTTAGGAATTTGGTCTATGCATTTTACAGCCACGCTTGGGTACCGCCTATATTCCCCTATAGCCTATAAAGTGATCCCGACGGTTTTATCGTTTTTGTTGGCCGTGTTATGGTCGTTCCTTGCTCTGTATTTAGTTTGTTGCAGCAGGGGAAAGGCTTGGCGCTTTGTTTTAGGCGGCGTCTTGATGGGGACTGCCATTAGTTCGCTCCATTATGTGGGGATTGCAGGGATGAACACGGGAATGTCTATGCACCATCACCCGTTTTTTGTTTGTCTATCAGTTGTGATTTCCTTTTTCACCTCGTTCTTGGCTTTGTTGATCCTTTTTGTTGCCTGCCGTGCAGAAAATAATTGGCCTTTAAAAAAGATCATCAGTTCCGTTGTCATGGGAGGCGGAATCGCGGCGATGCATTATATCGCAATGAAAGGGACATCGTTTCAACTACCTTATAACGGGGAAATAACGTGGGCGGAATTCGCTTCATCGATTCCGTCTGATGGCTTAGCTTACATTCTCGCTTTGATTACGATTGCGATATTGGTCATGGTCAATGTGATCGCTTCCATCGAACGGCGGGAAGCGCTGCGGCAACAAAAACTTACAGAAGCTCATTATCAATGTCTAGTGGACTACAATCCGCACCTTGTATTGTCTGCTAATCTTGAGGGAGGAATTGTCACCATTAATCCAAAGGCGGCAGAAATATTGCAGGTTCACCGTGACGCGCCGCCGGCCAGCTTGTATGAGCTGCTTTACAAACAAGATTATGAAAAAGTTGAGGAATGTTTGAGAAAGGTGAAAAAGGGTGAGCCTTGCTTTTTATCAGCCCTAGTAAGAACAGCTCAGAAAAAAACGGTAATCATGGAGTTTACGTTTATTCCAATAACAGGGGGAAAAGATGTCATCGGGTTGTTTATGGTCGGAAGAGACGTTACACCACTTGTAAAATATCAAGAGCGTATAAAGAAAACACAACAAGATTTATGGAACACCATTTGCCAACAGCAAGGAATGATTTTTAAGTTTACGAAAAGGGGGGAGCAGTTCGTTCATACGTTATGCGGCGGCGAACTGCTTCATAGTTTAGGGCTTGATCCGAAACAGGTGCTTGGCAAGACATTGCATGATTTTTTGCCGAAGTGCATCGCCGACCAAAAAGAGCGGTATTACCGGCATGTGTGGGAAACAGGGGAAGCGTTGTACTATGAGGGGAACGTAAATGGAATCGACTATTTGACGAGTTTGCGCCCTATAAAAGAGAACGGCCAGGTGATTGAAGTTGTCGGTTCGGCGATCGATATTACGGAAAGGAAAATAATGGAACAAGAGATGCTGCGGGCAAAGGAAGAGGCAGAAAAGGCCAACAAGGCGAAATCCAATTTAATTTCGCGTATGAGCCATGAAATTCGGACGCCATTGAACGGCGTGCTTGGATTCGCCCAATTGCTGGAAATGGATAATTCTTTAAACGGTCAGCAGCGGGAGTTTGTGCAAGAAATAGTAAGCGGTGCCCGTCATTTATTAAATTTAATCAATGAAATGTTAGATCTGGCAAAAATCGAAACGGGAAGGCTGCATTTAACTTATGATGTCGTTCACCCGAACAGCATTATTAAAGAAAGTATTAAATTAATCGAGCCGTTAGCTAATAAGAAAAACATCGACATTAAAGACCGATCGGATTTTGATGAGAAAGTGTATGTATACACAGATGCGACAAGAGTGAGGCAAGTGCTGTTGAATTTGCTCGACAATGCTATTAAATACAGCCATGAGGGCAGCACGGTTGTTGTTGAAGGGAAATATAACAACGGCAGCGTGATTATACATGTAAAAGATAACGGGATAGGCATCCCAGACGAAGAAAAAGAAAATATTTTTGAGCCATTTTATCGAGTCAAAGGCACTCGTGTTGACGGTCATGGCATCGGTTTGGCTTTTGTCAAACAAGTTCTCCACCTTTTGGGCGGTACGATTAGGGTGGAAAGCAAGTTGGGGGAAGGGAGCGATTTTTCGTTCAGCCTGCCGGCGCTCAATCATTTCCACGGCCGGCCGCATTCGCTAGGAGGCGGACAAGTCAATCGGGATCGGCTATTGAAGCTCGGGAATAAAAACATTTTATATATTGAAGATAATATAGCCAATCTAAAACTGTTAGAGCATTTGTTGCGGCCATTTCCCAATTTTTTGTTGACGTTTGCCTGCGATGGTAGCGAAGGCTTGCAAAAAGCTGCCAATGGCCAATTTGATCTTATTCTTATCGATCTCAATCTCCCGGATATAAGCGGATATACAGTATTGGAAATGCTGCAAAGGGACGAGCGGACAAAGCATATTCCCATGATCGCACTTAGCGCCAACGCCGTGCCGAAAGAGATTGAAAAGGCTTTAAAAATGGGATTTTCGGACTACATGACAAAACCGTTGGACGTCAACCTGTTTCTCGAAAAATTAGCAACAATATGTGAAGAAAAGCGCTCCCATAGATAAAGGAAGCTTCTGCATTTTTCGACAAAAAAACAATAAATATGTCGTAAAAAGTCAAAAAAAGAGCCTGATATGTCCTTTCGGCTGTTGCTGAGGGTTGGATTGATGCCTCACGTGCGCGAATGGAGTTAGACAGACGCATGGAAAAAGATTATATTGAAATCTAAACAAAAGCTATATTAGGTTAATGGTCGTACTCATCCCTCGGTACAATACACGATTAACGACCTATGAAAGGACCGTGAATGCGTGATCTCAGTCTCTGTTAGAAAACTGATCAACAGACAACAGTTTGAACACGTTTACCAGCCGCTTTGGGATCTGTTTAATTGGAGCATTTTCGGCTATGAGTCATTAGTACGGGTCGACGGTGTTAATTATGTTGAACGTCTTTTTCAAGCAGCTAGAGAGGAAGGATGTTTATACGAATTCGATCTAGTGTTGTTAGAAAGTTCCATTTCTCAGTTTCCTTTTTTAGAAAAGAAAGGAAGACTACTTTTCGTAAATGTGTATCCGTCCACGGTTTTGCACCATAAGTTCGAGCCGTTTTTAAAAAGGATAATTGAACGCTTCCCGTACGCCAAAAACCGAATCGTATTCGAACTGAATGAAACAAAAGCAGAGGAGGACATATGGGGGGACGACGGGCTAAAAGCAGCGATACAGACGATGAGAGAGTACGGGTTTTACATTGCTATTGATGATGTAGGCAAAGGGGCATCGACCTTGCAAAAAATTATTGAGTTACAGCCGGATTATGTAAAATTGGATCGGTATTTTGCTCAAGGGTTGGCCTCTAATGAAGAAAAACAAAAAATAGTCAGCTTATTGGCGGACTACTGCGGCCGAAAAATGGTGCTCGTTTTAGAGGGGATCGAGAAAGAAGTGGATCTTGCCCAAGCAAAACTGCTGAGAGTCCCGGCTGCGCAAGGGTATCTTTTAGGCAAACCGGGTAAGCTAACATGACAAAGCCCTAACGCCTGAAAACCGGGTCAACGTTGCTTTGGCATCAACGTAATGTCGGGCAGCCGAACGATCGGGCAAATGAATCCACAATGGTTCGACAAGTGTGGGAATGTTTTCAGTGAAAGCGAGAATTGCCGGCAAACCGGAAGATTGAATAAAAGGAGTGTATTTAGGTTGTAAACATTCTAGGCAAAGGGGGAACGTTGATGGGACAGACGGTCATTTCAAAAGGAAAAAACATCAATGAGGCAATTCATGCCGGCCTAGCGATGTTGCAAAGCAATCGTGAAGAAGTGCAGATTGAAATTATTCAACAAGAGACAAAAGGGATTTGGCGCATCGGTTCGAGACCGGCCGTTGTAAAGATAATGAAGGTAGAAAAGAAAGCAGAGGCGCCTGACATAGTCGGGGAAGAAAAAAACTCCCCAGCAGATAACGACAAAAAAACAGAGTCAAAAGCAACAGAGAACTGTACAAATGGAAAAGTATGGGTAAAGGAAGGGCGGATTTTTTATCGTTTGTCGCCGCTATGCTATCCGACGATTACTGTAGGGCATGGCGTTCTCCTTTTAAAAAATGGTCAGCCTGTGACTGGGACGACAGTCATAACGGAAGGGGATCGACTGGAAATACAAACACTTGAGGAGACGGTTGAAACGAAATGGGATATTATTGTCGATGAAGACAAGATGCACGCTATCTTGCGCATAGAGCCAGGGATAACAAAACGTTTTGAACTTAAAGATATCGATCCTGATTATCATATTGAGTTAAAAGCCCAGCAGCATATTGAAGTGCGCAACAGCCTCGGATATAATCAGATTTTGCAAAAGCTAAAATCGTTAAATGTTGTTCAAGGGTTTGATTTTATTGCGATGGCCGAGGCAGCTAAAGCAACAAAACCGGGAGATTTCGTCATTG includes the following:
- a CDS encoding histidine phosphatase family protein codes for the protein MTTTLYLTRHGETEWNVEKRMQGWQDSPLTEKGRQDAMRLGKRLEAVELAAIYASTSGRACETAELVRGRRPIPIYQDERLREIHLGDWEGKTHDEIREMDPLAFDYFWNAPHRYAPERGERFFDVQQRALEAVRRIVRRHEGETVLIVTHGVVLKALVAAFKGAPLDQLWAPPYMYGTSVTIVEADGERFHVVVEGDVSHTKEVREV
- a CDS encoding MHYT domain-containing protein is translated as MEITGYHDPWLVAISVIIAVVSSYLSLNISEKAVSHDKEKIIWVFMGAIITGLGIWSMHFTATLGYRLYSPIAYKVIPTVLSFLLAVLWSFLALYLVCCSRGKAWRFVLGGVLMGTAISSLHYVGIAGMNTGMSMHHHPFFVCLSVVISFFTSFLALLILFVACRAENNWPLKKIISSVVMGGGIAAMHYIAMKGTSFQLPYNGEITWAEFASSIPSDGLAYILALITIAILVMVNVIASIERREALRQQKLTEAHYQCLVDYNPHLVLSANLEGGIVTINPKAAEILQVHRDAPPASLYELLYKQDYEKVEECLRKVKKGEPCFLSALVRTAQKKTVIMEFTFIPITGGKDVIGLFMVGRDVTPLVKYQERIKKTQQDLWNTICQQQGMIFKFTKRGEQFVHTLCGGELLHSLGLDPKQVLGKTLHDFLPKCIADQKERYYRHVWETGEALYYEGNVNGIDYLTSLRPIKENGQVIEVVGSAIDITERKIMEQEMLRAKEEAEKANKAKSNLISRMSHEIRTPLNGVLGFAQLLEMDNSLNGQQREFVQEIVSGARHLLNLINEMLDLAKIETGRLHLTYDVVHPNSIIKESIKLIEPLANKKNIDIKDRSDFDEKVYVYTDATRVRQVLLNLLDNAIKYSHEGSTVVVEGKYNNGSVIIHVKDNGIGIPDEEKENIFEPFYRVKGTRVDGHGIGLAFVKQVLHLLGGTIRVESKLGEGSDFSFSLPALNHFHGRPHSLGGGQVNRDRLLKLGNKNILYIEDNIANLKLLEHLLRPFPNFLLTFACDGSEGLQKAANGQFDLILIDLNLPDISGYTVLEMLQRDERTKHIPMIALSANAVPKEIEKALKMGFSDYMTKPLDVNLFLEKLATICEEKRSHR
- a CDS encoding EAL domain-containing protein; amino-acid sequence: MISVSVRKLINRQQFEHVYQPLWDLFNWSIFGYESLVRVDGVNYVERLFQAAREEGCLYEFDLVLLESSISQFPFLEKKGRLLFVNVYPSTVLHHKFEPFLKRIIERFPYAKNRIVFELNETKAEEDIWGDDGLKAAIQTMREYGFYIAIDDVGKGASTLQKIIELQPDYVKLDRYFAQGLASNEEKQKIVSLLADYCGRKMVLVLEGIEKEVDLAQAKLLRVPAAQGYLLGKPGKLT